In the genome of Cyclopterus lumpus isolate fCycLum1 chromosome 19, fCycLum1.pri, whole genome shotgun sequence, one region contains:
- the tekt3 gene encoding tektin-3 yields MELIGSSLTATYARPKTSHFLPAISTMASSYRHTQPALAMNPSANLWRTNGYYKSSSTVPTPSSIQRDNLDLVRAQTMFYPSNRTTLSTRYTPDDWYKSNMSNYRESESSRKSAERLRRDTLRMMQDKEQLTRLTQEKTSKNIGERLNDIVFWRAELSHEIDNMVTEIAALTEVKRRLERALAETQGPLQVSQECLYHREKRMSIDLVHDGVEKDLMKEVEVIKSCQERMRRHLDRALAQLASNRAAQHELERDMSDKVTAQRIDGRCHHLRNTSDGIGYYRGIERLDPSLSLPDSWSKFTDDNILLSQSGRAASQKLRDEIEILLSTTSNEMWNQFNNANVAFTNRISETADAKNSLQTHLAKTLQEIFQTEMLIESLRKALRDKECPLKVAQTRLEERTRRPNVELCRDNPHHRLVGEVREIEDTIHKLQERLMQAENTLQTLVKTKVTLEHDLSIKANSLFLDQEKCMSMRKSFPSMPRLVGYT; encoded by the exons ATGGAGCTGATCGGATCTTCTCTAACAGCCACATATGCTCGGCCCAAAACCAGCCACTTCCTGCCCGCCATCTCCACCATGGCGTCCAGCTATCGCCACACCCAGCCTGCGTTGGCCATGAACCCCAGCGCCAACCTGTGGAGGACCAACGGCTACTACAAGAGCAGCAGCACCGTCCCAACCCCCTCTTCCATACAGCGAGATAACTTAGATCTGGTTCGAGCCCAGACCATGTTCTACCCATCCAACAGGACAACGCTGTCCACCCGCTACACCCCCGACGACTGGTACAAGTCCAACATGAGCAACTACAGGGAGTCCGAGTCGTCGCGGAAAAGCGCAGAGAGACTTCGGAGAGACACCCTGAGGATGATGCAGGATAAGGAGCAGCTCACCAGGCTAACCCAAGAGAAGACCAGCAAGAACATCGGCGAGCGGCTCAATGACATTGTCTTCTGGAGGGCCGAGCTGAGCCACGAGATCGACAACATGGTGACAGAGATAGCGGCGCTCACTGAGGTCAAGAGGAGGCTGGAGAGAGCCTTGGCAGAGACTCAGGGGCCCCTTCAG GTGTCTCAAGAGTGTTTGTACCACAGAGAGAAGCGGATGTCCATCGATCTGGTCCACGACGGCGTGGAGAAAGACCTCATGAAG GAAGTGGAAGTCATCAAGTCATGTCAGGAACGGATGAGGCGACATCTGGACAGGGCCCTCGCTCAGCTGGC GTCAAACCGAGCAGCCCAGCATGAACTGGAGAGAGACATGAGCGACAAAGTGACCGCTCAGAGGATAGATGGCCGGTGTCACCATCTGAGGAACACATCCGACGGTATCGGCTACTACAGAGGGATTGAAAGACTTGACCCCTC GCTCTCTCTCCCGGACTCGTGGTCCAAGTTCACCGACGACAACATCCTGCTTTCCCAGAGCGGACGGGCCGCCTCCCAGAAGCTGAGGGACGAGATCGAGATCCTGCTGAGCACCACGTCCAACGAAATGTGGAACCAGTTCAACAACGCCAACGTGGCCTTCACAAACCGCATATCGGAGACCGCCGATGCTAAGAACAGCCTGCAGACGCACCTGGCGAAG ACTCTGCAGGAGATCTTCCAGACGGAGATGCTGATTGAGTCCCTGAGGAAGGCCCTCAGAGACAAAGAGTGCCCGCTGAAAGTGGCCCAAACCAGGCTGGAGGAGAGGACCCGCAGGCCCAACGTAGAGCTCTGCAGGGACAACCCGCACCACAG ACTGGTGGGGGAGGTGAGGGAGATCGAGGACACCATTCATAAGCTCCAGGAGAGGCTCATGCAGGCCGAGAACACTCTGCAGACTCTGGTCAAGACCAAAGTGACCCTGGAGCATGACCTGTCCATCAAGGCCAACTCACTCTTCCTGGACCAGGAAAAGTGCATGAGCATGCGCAAGAgctttcccagcatgcctcgCCTGGTGGGCTACACCTGA